From a region of the uncultured Fusobacterium sp. genome:
- a CDS encoding iron ABC transporter permease yields MKKIVSKSFILNFFYGILWFTPLYFFVRDFFNINDIGIIFEKDTFNIMLFSIKQGLYSTLIALLVALIPAYLTAYERGTISKLLQGLLFIPFFFPVISTVTIFSIIFNLEFFRNLNILYTLKAIVIANVFYNSPIFIKYISEGLKRIPKEIVEAMKLDGAGKIKIFFSGQLPLIMPQLFRAFILVFTYCFVGFGIILSLGGIQFSTLEVEIATTLMSDLNFSKAMIYGLLQFVILIILNSIGGKITEYELEGEEEIQKQNLFMRGYSVIYLILQYFVVFSSVVFSFYNYYIGKFSFDAYKRIFSQEFNEEFEVIKGIINSIGISTIVSFITVIFIYLIIKNYNRLIDIIIFANLGVSGAFLAISLFYMNVLFDIPLIALLIVGYVLSSIPVGYSFMYQYIKKFPRILLESSMLDCNNGFERFRYIEFPILKNLFLSAFLQIFAIVFGEFTIGYTMQLEDLFPVASLVNYSMVANKKYLESAAFSSVILIVVFMFFIIGEYFKDKE; encoded by the coding sequence ATGAAAAAAATAGTAAGCAAAAGTTTTATACTTAACTTTTTTTATGGAATACTATGGTTTACACCACTGTATTTTTTTGTTAGAGATTTTTTTAATATTAATGATATAGGGATTATCTTTGAGAAAGATACATTTAATATAATGTTGTTTTCTATAAAGCAAGGATTATATTCAACTTTAATAGCTCTACTTGTAGCACTGATACCAGCTTATTTAACAGCATATGAAAGGGGAACTATAAGTAAATTGTTGCAAGGGTTGCTTTTTATTCCATTCTTTTTCCCTGTGATATCAACAGTTACAATTTTCTCCATAATCTTTAACTTGGAGTTTTTCAGGAATCTAAATATTTTGTACACTTTAAAAGCTATTGTAATAGCCAATGTTTTTTATAATTCCCCTATCTTTATAAAGTATATAAGTGAGGGATTAAAAAGGATTCCAAAAGAGATTGTTGAGGCTATGAAATTAGATGGAGCTGGAAAGATAAAAATATTTTTTTCAGGACAACTTCCATTGATAATGCCACAACTTTTTAGAGCTTTTATATTGGTTTTTACCTATTGTTTTGTAGGATTTGGGATAATTCTTTCATTAGGGGGAATACAGTTTTCAACTTTAGAAGTTGAGATAGCAACAACTTTAATGAGTGATCTAAACTTTTCTAAGGCTATGATATATGGATTATTACAATTTGTTATCCTTATAATTTTAAACTCTATTGGTGGAAAAATAACTGAATATGAGTTAGAGGGAGAAGAGGAGATTCAGAAACAAAATCTCTTTATGAGAGGGTATTCAGTAATATATTTAATACTGCAATATTTTGTTGTATTTTCAAGTGTTGTATTTTCTTTTTATAATTATTATATAGGTAAATTTTCTTTTGATGCTTATAAAAGAATCTTTTCTCAAGAGTTTAATGAGGAGTTTGAGGTTATAAAGGGGATTATAAACTCTATTGGAATCTCAACAATTGTGAGCTTTATAACAGTTATCTTTATATATTTGATTATTAAAAATTACAATAGATTGATAGATATTATAATCTTTGCCAATTTAGGAGTATCTGGGGCTTTTTTAGCTATCTCACTTTTCTATATGAATGTGTTATTTGATATTCCATTGATTGCTCTGCTGATAGTTGGATATGTATTGAGTAGTATACCTGTTGGTTATTCATTTATGTATCAATATATAAAAAAGTTTCCTAGAATTTTATTGGAAAGCTCTATGTTAGATTGTAATAATGGTTTTGAAAGATTTAGATATATTGAGTTTCCTATTTTGAAAAATCTATTTCTATCAGCATTTTTACAGATATTTGCCATTGTATTTGGAGAGTTTACAATAGGTTATACTATGCAGCTAGAGGACTTATTTCCTGTGGCATCACTTGTAAACTATTCAATGGTAGCAAATAAAAAATATTTAGAAAGTGCTGCTTTTAGTTCAGTTATTTTAATTGTTGTGTTTATGTTTTTCATTATTGGAGAATATTTTAAAGACAAAGAGTAG
- a CDS encoding HdeD family acid-resistance protein: protein MLTDNVFIDIFDLKDSLKKIWYYYLIIGLLLAITGAMGIFTPVVFSISLIYILSYGFLLMGFLNVYYAFKGRHNKYFHWRLILFNGIIDILAAICIFLNPFQSVIVLLIYIGILIMFKGFSLIFTKSKSFANEIPETHGLRALAVTRGILDVIFGVMIILCPLILDFLLPMIIGFYLLFAGLLMIIYSFQIKKA, encoded by the coding sequence ATGTTAACTGATAATGTTTTTATTGACATCTTTGATTTAAAAGATTCATTGAAGAAGATTTGGTATTATTACCTTATAATCGGACTCTTATTGGCTATTACAGGAGCAATGGGAATATTTACTCCTGTGGTTTTCTCTATCTCACTTATCTATATATTAAGTTATGGATTTTTACTAATGGGATTTTTAAATGTATACTATGCTTTTAAAGGTAGACACAATAAATATTTCCATTGGAGACTTATACTTTTTAATGGTATTATAGATATACTTGCAGCTATCTGTATATTTCTTAATCCATTCCAAAGTGTAATTGTACTTTTAATATATATAGGTATCTTAATTATGTTTAAAGGATTCTCTCTTATCTTTACAAAATCAAAATCTTTTGCAAATGAGATTCCTGAAACTCATGGTTTAAGAGCTCTTGCTGTAACTAGAGGTATATTAGATGTTATCTTTGGAGTTATGATTATTCTTTGTCCTTTAATTTTAGATTTTCTTCTTCCTATGATAATAGGGTTCTATCTTCTATTTGCTGGACTTTTAATGATTATTTATAGTTTCCAAATTAAAAAAGCTTAA
- a CDS encoding M20 family metallopeptidase, with the protein MDMKKFLSDLERLVNIDCGSNVPEGVQEVTEIFKKELENDWIVEVYPQNDGKNPVLVAKNRDSEDIDLMFLGHNDTVFPRGTVPAWSYKLDGNIATGAGVYDMKSGVLSMIEVAKEFKNEDITIALVMNTDEEISSLHSRPIIEKMGAKAKYAMVFEPARKNGNAVIERKGLVKYKVEFFGKASHAGNYPHEGINAIVEAAHWVGEISKLHNWDIKNSLNVGLIEGGAGVNIVPDYACFKFEGRSHQVEFFETIRKTMEELQANPKVAGIKVKVEEIGYRPPLVLNDKSALLRDLFDESKKEMGIKYDWEVAGGCSDGNFLGVLGVGVVDAVGPVGGEAHSKNEYLDVSTVEERINLAKSVVRKMIDRKII; encoded by the coding sequence ATGGATATGAAAAAATTTTTATCAGATTTAGAAAGACTTGTAAATATTGATTGTGGAAGTAATGTGCCAGAAGGAGTACAAGAGGTTACTGAAATATTTAAAAAAGAGTTAGAAAATGATTGGATAGTTGAAGTATATCCTCAAAATGATGGAAAAAATCCAGTATTAGTTGCTAAAAATAGAGATTCTGAAGATATAGATCTAATGTTTTTAGGACATAATGACACTGTTTTTCCTAGAGGAACTGTACCTGCTTGGTCATATAAGCTAGATGGAAATATAGCTACTGGAGCAGGGGTATATGATATGAAATCTGGTGTACTTTCTATGATAGAAGTGGCTAAAGAGTTTAAAAATGAAGATATAACAATAGCTCTTGTAATGAATACAGATGAGGAGATAAGCTCACTACATTCAAGACCTATAATTGAAAAAATGGGAGCAAAGGCAAAATATGCAATGGTATTTGAGCCTGCTCGTAAAAATGGAAATGCAGTTATTGAAAGAAAAGGACTTGTTAAATATAAAGTTGAGTTCTTTGGAAAAGCATCTCATGCAGGAAACTATCCACATGAGGGAATCAATGCAATAGTTGAAGCTGCTCATTGGGTAGGAGAGATCTCTAAACTTCATAACTGGGATATTAAAAACTCTCTAAATGTTGGACTTATTGAGGGAGGAGCAGGGGTTAATATTGTTCCTGATTATGCTTGTTTTAAATTTGAAGGAAGATCTCATCAAGTTGAATTCTTTGAAACTATAAGAAAGACTATGGAAGAGCTTCAAGCTAATCCAAAAGTTGCTGGAATTAAAGTGAAAGTTGAGGAGATCGGTTATAGACCACCATTAGTACTTAATGATAAGTCTGCACTTCTTCGTGATCTATTTGATGAAAGTAAAAAAGAGATGGGAATTAAATATGATTGGGAAGTTGCAGGAGGTTGCTCTGATGGAAACTTCTTAGGAGTTTTAGGAGTTGGAGTTGTAGATGCTGTTGGACCAGTTGGAGGAGAGGCTCATAGTAAAAATGAGTATTTAGATGTTTCAACTGTTGAAGAGAGAATCAATCTTGCTAAAAGTGTAGTAAGAAAAATGATAGATAGAAAAATAATCTAA
- the dcuC gene encoding C4-dicarboxylate transporter DcuC yields MNFVLAILVIIAVGYFIVKKYQAQGVLLIGGAILLLGGILLNDSPVMAKSATGSLYLDIFSQLSKNFIKTSGSLGLAIMIVSAFAKYMDHIGASTALVKLSIKPLQKLNSPYIVLALSYVIGQILNVFIPSASGLGVLLMVTVYPIVVSLGVSSLAATAVIGTSACLDLGPASGNAVLASKTAEMDAALYFANYQIPVAIATVIVITILHYFVNKKMDSKLEVAESKADLESKEENKQVPKFYAFLPIIPLLIILMFSPLTGSSIKIGVVEAMFMSITLSMIIEGIRRRAFKSTLAELKIIFTAMGSQFANVITLIVAGEFFALGLTKIGVISALIDSTKSAGLGAQPMILVMTAIIVVSSILMGSGNAPFFAFAALAPAVAASVDLNPIVMLMPMQLSAGIARSVSPITAVIVAVAGISGVSPFEVVKRTAIPMLGGLIAVVVTNMILFG; encoded by the coding sequence ATGAATTTTGTTTTGGCAATTTTGGTAATTATAGCTGTTGGATATTTCATAGTAAAGAAATATCAAGCACAAGGGGTTTTACTTATTGGAGGGGCTATTCTTCTACTTGGAGGAATATTATTAAATGACTCACCTGTTATGGCAAAAAGTGCTACTGGATCACTTTATCTTGATATTTTCTCTCAATTGAGTAAAAACTTTATAAAGACATCTGGAAGCTTAGGACTAGCTATTATGATAGTTTCAGCTTTTGCTAAATATATGGACCATATAGGAGCTAGTACTGCTCTAGTAAAACTATCTATTAAACCACTTCAAAAATTAAATTCACCATATATAGTTCTTGCACTTTCTTATGTTATAGGACAAATACTAAATGTATTTATTCCAAGTGCTTCAGGACTAGGGGTACTACTAATGGTTACTGTATACCCAATAGTTGTATCATTAGGAGTATCTTCATTAGCAGCAACAGCAGTAATCGGAACTTCAGCTTGTCTTGACTTAGGACCAGCTTCTGGAAATGCTGTTCTTGCTTCAAAAACTGCTGAAATGGATGCAGCTCTTTATTTTGCTAACTATCAAATTCCAGTAGCAATAGCAACAGTAATAGTAATCACAATTTTACACTATTTTGTAAATAAAAAAATGGATAGTAAATTAGAGGTTGCAGAGAGCAAAGCTGATCTAGAAAGCAAAGAAGAGAATAAACAAGTACCTAAGTTCTATGCTTTCCTACCAATTATTCCACTATTAATCATACTTATGTTCAGTCCATTAACTGGAAGTAGCATTAAAATAGGTGTTGTTGAAGCTATGTTTATGAGTATAACTTTAAGTATGATAATAGAGGGAATTAGAAGAAGAGCATTCAAATCAACTTTAGCTGAGTTAAAAATAATATTTACAGCAATGGGAAGCCAATTTGCAAATGTTATCACTCTAATTGTTGCTGGAGAGTTCTTTGCCTTAGGACTTACTAAAATCGGAGTCATCTCTGCTCTAATAGATTCTACAAAATCAGCAGGGCTAGGAGCTCAACCAATGATTTTAGTTATGACAGCAATAATAGTTGTATCTTCTATTTTAATGGGATCTGGAAATGCTCCATTCTTTGCCTTTGCAGCTCTTGCACCAGCAGTAGCAGCATCTGTTGACTTAAACCCAATAGTTATGCTTATGCCTATGCAACTTTCAGCAGGAATTGCAAGAAGTGTATCTCCTATAACAGCAGTAATAGTTGCTGTAGCAGGAATTTCAGGAGTATCTCCATTTGAAGTTGTAAAGAGAACAGCTATTCCTATGCTTGGAGGACTTATTGCAGTTGTAGTAACAAATATGATATTATTTGGATAA